The following are encoded together in the Anaerolineae bacterium genome:
- a CDS encoding helix-turn-helix transcriptional regulator: protein MSSGDYLRYLRALKGGPDLITVGQESGVAPHVLREIEQRYRPIGDQETLTKLAHYYGVPPEELIWRHEWSRKSLSRALEAAQQQDYPLRVHLRTGEAFQGKVIWWDLGAVLLELEDGRQLVVQRHIIETWDPRADGIGA, encoded by the coding sequence ATGAGCAGTGGGGACTATTTGCGATACCTGCGCGCGCTCAAAGGAGGGCCGGATCTGATTACCGTCGGTCAGGAGAGTGGCGTCGCCCCTCACGTGCTGCGTGAGATCGAGCAGCGCTATCGTCCCATCGGCGATCAGGAGACCTTAACAAAACTGGCCCACTATTATGGGGTGCCTCCAGAGGAGCTGATTTGGCGTCACGAGTGGAGCCGTAAGTCACTGAGCAGGGCGCTGGAGGCGGCCCAACAGCAGGATTATCCGCTTCGGGTGCACCTACGCACCGGCGAGGCGTTTCAGGGAAAGGTGATCTGGTGGGATCTCGGAGCTGTCTTGCTGGAGCTGGAAGATGGCCGTCAGCTCGTTGTGCAGCGCCACATAATCGAGACGTGGGATCCGCGAGCGGACGGCATCGGAGCATAA
- a CDS encoding helix-turn-helix domain-containing protein, whose product MENLWVIRRRKKMTVSDLAARSGVPAELIRAYERGQQPIPTEHLERFAKALYVDPWDINTLSDAPPPPIEKTTPASGAGQHVAVPARPQPQPPVQPQAPKPATSKPARSSQIEHLRGLLQHLGRKEEELVAELKKPLEKLSQREASALLARLQNEIKERGPQKPQSKRRRPYLPESVDEFEMRYLMARQQSGEKLLFRLFDGKEICGRVVGFGPYAITVGLSDGTEMTLNKLAIAYYQTIEEQT is encoded by the coding sequence ATGGAGAACCTGTGGGTCATTCGCCGGCGCAAGAAGATGACTGTATCCGATTTGGCAGCCCGATCGGGCGTGCCAGCGGAGCTCATTCGCGCCTATGAAAGGGGACAACAGCCAATACCGACAGAACACCTTGAACGATTCGCTAAGGCTCTCTATGTAGACCCATGGGACATAAACACGCTCTCAGATGCCCCACCTCCGCCTATTGAGAAGACCACCCCTGCGTCTGGGGCGGGCCAGCATGTGGCTGTGCCTGCGCGGCCACAGCCCCAGCCGCCCGTGCAGCCTCAGGCGCCTAAGCCGGCGACGTCCAAGCCGGCTCGCTCGAGCCAGATCGAACACCTGCGAGGGTTGTTACAGCACCTCGGCCGCAAGGAAGAGGAGCTAGTAGCAGAGCTCAAGAAGCCGCTGGAGAAGCTTTCTCAGCGCGAGGCCTCGGCATTATTGGCCCGGCTGCAAAACGAAATCAAGGAACGCGGGCCGCAAAAGCCGCAAAGTAAACGCCGACGCCCCTATTTGCCTGAGTCCGTGGATGAGTTCGAGATGCGGTATCTGATGGCCCGCCAGCAATCTGGTGAGAAACTCCTATTCCGCCTGTTTGACGGTAAGGAGATATGCGGCCGCGTGGTGGGCTTCGGACCCTATGCGATCACGGTCGGGCTGTCTGATGGCACAGAGATGACCCTGAACAAGCTGGCGATCGCTTACTACCAGACGATCGAGGAGCAAACATGA